Proteins from a single region of Hordeum vulgare subsp. vulgare chromosome 6H, MorexV3_pseudomolecules_assembly, whole genome shotgun sequence:
- the LOC123406015 gene encoding transcription factor MYB30-like, translating to MGRSPCCEKMGLKRGPWTAEEDMTLVAHIEQHGHSNWRALPNQAGLLRCGKSCRLRWINYLRPDIKRGNFTSEEEGAIIQLHAMLGNRWSTIAARLPGRTDNEIKNVWHTHLKKRLQSSSKPSGQAAPKRKAKKPAMAAASTADGSASVPVSPEQPISSSATDYSMASSLENTDSFTSEEFQIEDSFWSETLAMTVDNSGSPMDAGVTLGAQDSASPSSSNDEVDFWVRLFMQAGEVQSLSHI from the coding sequence ATGGGGAGGTCTCCTTGCTGCGAGAAGATGGGGCTCAAGAGGGGGCCGTGGACGGCGGAGGAGGACATGACCCTGGTGGCTCACATCGAGCAGCACGGCCACAGCAACTGGCGGGCGCTGCCGAATCAGGCCGGCCTGCTGCGCTGCGGCAAGAGCTGTCGCCTCCGGTGGATCAACTACCTGCGCCCCGACATCAAGCGCGGCAACTTcaccagcgaggaggagggcgcCATCATCCAGCTCCACGCCATGCTCGGCAACAGATGGTCCACCATTGCCGCCAGGCTTCCTGGGAGGACGGACAACGAGATCAAGAACGTCTGGCACACACACCTCAAGAAGCGACTCCAGTCCTCGTCCAAGCCGTCAGGCCAGGCAGCGCCTAAGCGCAAAGCCAAGAAGCCTGCTATGGCTGCAGCGAGCACAGCCGATGGCTCGGCCTCCGTGCCAGTGTCGCCGGAGCAACCCATCTCGTCGTCCGCCACCGATTACTCGATGGCATCGTCGTTGGAGAACACAGACAGCTTTACATCGGAGGAGTTTCAGATTGAGGACAGCTTTTGGTCGGAGACACTTGCAATGACGGTGGACAACTCCGGTTCCCCGATGGACGCCGGCGTCACCTTGGGCGCCCAAGACAGTGCATCGCCCTCGTCCAGCAACGACGAGGTGGACTTCTGGGTCAGACTGTTCATGCAGGCTGGCGAGGTGCAGAGTTTGTCTCACATTTAG